The following are encoded together in the Streptomyces sp. NBC_01465 genome:
- a CDS encoding mandelate racemase/muconate lactonizing enzyme family protein, translated as MKITGLEVLTLPDHGDSMMLVAVDTDEGIHGLGEVGIRSRQKAVAGGIEHLAELIVGEDPTRIEHLWQVMFRRGFFPADRILGAAIAAVDVALWDIRGKALGVPVHELLGGRVRDHVPAYVHVGDGYHDREGFLARCRDLVAEGWGHLRFAAPHDANDVLDARRCLRDSVALFHQVRETVGDEVELILDVHTRLDPPEALTLCREIEAARPYFVEDPLRCENPESYRMLRTRTGVPLAAGEQYGSKWEFRSLIEGDLIDYARVDIGVAAGLTEAKKIAAMAETHHIKLATHNPLGPVTAASSLQLNLACPNVAIQEHQTDPEPAIAALFTQRPTVVPGRVEYSDLPGIGVVIDRDEARKYQATAAERPHLRTADGAFTNW; from the coding sequence ATGAAGATCACCGGCCTGGAAGTGCTGACTCTCCCCGACCACGGCGACAGCATGATGCTGGTCGCCGTGGACACGGACGAGGGCATCCACGGACTGGGGGAGGTCGGTATCAGGTCCCGTCAGAAGGCGGTGGCGGGCGGGATCGAGCACCTTGCGGAGCTGATCGTCGGGGAGGACCCGACGCGCATCGAGCACCTCTGGCAGGTCATGTTCCGGCGCGGCTTCTTCCCTGCGGACCGCATCCTCGGAGCCGCCATCGCCGCGGTGGACGTGGCACTTTGGGACATCCGCGGCAAGGCTCTGGGTGTGCCGGTGCACGAACTGCTCGGCGGCCGGGTGCGCGACCACGTGCCCGCCTATGTGCACGTCGGCGACGGCTACCACGACCGCGAGGGGTTCCTCGCCCGCTGCCGCGACCTCGTCGCCGAGGGCTGGGGGCATCTGCGCTTCGCGGCGCCCCACGACGCCAACGACGTACTGGACGCCCGGCGTTGTCTGCGTGACTCCGTCGCCCTCTTCCACCAGGTGCGCGAGACCGTCGGGGACGAGGTGGAGCTGATCCTCGACGTGCACACGCGGCTCGACCCGCCGGAGGCGCTGACGCTCTGCCGTGAAATCGAGGCGGCACGCCCGTACTTCGTCGAGGATCCGCTGCGCTGCGAGAACCCGGAGAGCTACCGGATGCTGCGGACGCGCACCGGCGTACCGCTGGCCGCGGGCGAACAGTACGGATCCAAATGGGAGTTCAGGTCCCTGATCGAGGGCGACCTCATCGACTACGCCCGCGTGGACATCGGCGTCGCCGCCGGCCTCACCGAGGCGAAGAAGATCGCGGCGATGGCGGAGACCCACCACATCAAGCTCGCCACCCACAATCCGCTGGGCCCCGTCACCGCGGCCTCGTCCCTGCAGCTCAACCTGGCCTGCCCCAACGTGGCGATCCAGGAGCACCAGACCGACCCCGAGCCGGCGATCGCCGCCCTCTTCACGCAGCGGCCCACGGTCGTGCCCGGACGCGTCGAGTACAGCGACCTGCCGGGCATCGGCGTCGTCATCGACCGCGACGAGGCCCGCAAGTACCAGGCCACCGCCGCCGAGCGCCCCCATCTGCGCACGGCGGACGGTGCCTTCACCAACTGGTAG